The window TCCAGTTCGGCGTCGCCCTGCGCGCCCGCGTCGTCGACGTCGTCCGCGCCGAAGTCGTCCGGCGAGACCTCGACGAGGTCGATCCCGACGCTCTCCGCCGCGAGACCGGCGAGCTCCGTCGCCGGCGTGTGGTACATGTACGAGTCCCCCGCGGGGTGGACGGTCAGGAGCCGCGAGACGTCGAGTCCCTCCTCGAGGGCGCGGTACAGCGCCCACGAGGAGTCCTTCCCGCCCGAAAAGAGGCTCACCCAGTCGTCGGTCATTAGCGGGGAGACGCCCGGAGCGCTTAAATTGTCGACGGTCCGGGTTGACGACCGTCGACTGACGGGCACCGGACGCGTCGATTCGTCGATCGAGAGCCGATATCCCCGAGAGTTATCCGGCGAATGGGTATTATTAATGAAAAATAATAAGATATTAGCGACGGTGGGTTGGAGTCCGCGTATGGAAGACCGATCGGAGCCGACGTTTGACACGCTCACCGTTTCCGAAGGCGAGGAGCCGTTCGGCAACGGCAGCGAGGCGGGCGACGTCGTCTCGCCGATTCACCTGGCGTCGACGTTCGCCCTGCCGGGCCTCGATACCGAGATGCGACTGGAGGACGTGGACCCGGCCGCCGGCGAGTTCGTCTACGGCCGGCTGTCGAACCCGACCCGGCACGCGCTGGAGACGCGACTGGCCGCGCTCGAAGGCGGCGCTCACGGCGCCGCCTTCGCCTCGGGCACCGCGGCGATTTTCACCACGCTGCTCGCCGGTGTGACTCCCGGCGATCACGTCGTCGCCTTCGAGGACCTGTACGCCGGTACCCGCCGGATGCTCAACGACGTCTTTCAGACGCGTCTCAACGTCGACGTCACGTACGTCGACGCGACGGACACGGAGAACGTGGCCGCCGCGCTCCGCGAAGAGACCGCCGCCGTCTGGATGGAGTCGCCGACGAACCCCAAACTCGCGCTGTGTGACATCGCCGGCATCGCCGAACTGGTCGCGGACCGAGACGTGATGTTCGGCGTGGACAACACGTTCGCGAGCCCGTACTTTCAGCGGCCGCTCGAACTGGGTGCCGACGTCGTCGCGCACAGCACGACGAAGTACCTCAACGGGCATTCCGACGCCATCGCCGGCGCGGTTGTCACCGACGACGACGCGCTGGCCGAGGAGATTCGGTTCCTACAGCAAGTCGGCGTGGGCGCTGTCAGCGGCCCGTTCGACAGTTACCTCGTGTTACGCGGCATGAAGACGCTCGCCGCTCGCATGGAGAGACACGAGGCGAACGCGATGGCCGTCGCCGAGTTCCTCGACGAACGGCCGGAGGTGACCGACGTGTACTACCCCGGCTTGCCGAACCACCCGGACCACGAGCTCGCCCGTGAACAGATGTCCGGCTTCGGCGGGATCCTCTCGTTCGAACTCGACGGATCCATCGACGACGCGAAGCGGTTCGTCGAGGCGTTGACGGAGTTCACCCTCGCGGTCTCGGTCGGTGGCGTCGAGAGTCTGATCGAGCTCCCGGCGGCGATGACTCACGAACCGCTCTCACCGGCGGAACGAGAAGCGCTCGGGATTTCGGACACGCTCCTCCGCGTTTCGGTCGGTATCGAAGGGATCGACGACCTGATCGCGGACTTAAAACGAGGATTCGACGCGACGGGCCGTCGTGCGACCCCGCCGTCGACTGACCACTGACGCCGAGCGAGGTCGT is drawn from Halorubrum sp. CBA1229 and contains these coding sequences:
- a CDS encoding PLP-dependent aspartate aminotransferase family protein produces the protein MEDRSEPTFDTLTVSEGEEPFGNGSEAGDVVSPIHLASTFALPGLDTEMRLEDVDPAAGEFVYGRLSNPTRHALETRLAALEGGAHGAAFASGTAAIFTTLLAGVTPGDHVVAFEDLYAGTRRMLNDVFQTRLNVDVTYVDATDTENVAAALREETAAVWMESPTNPKLALCDIAGIAELVADRDVMFGVDNTFASPYFQRPLELGADVVAHSTTKYLNGHSDAIAGAVVTDDDALAEEIRFLQQVGVGAVSGPFDSYLVLRGMKTLAARMERHEANAMAVAEFLDERPEVTDVYYPGLPNHPDHELAREQMSGFGGILSFELDGSIDDAKRFVEALTEFTLAVSVGGVESLIELPAAMTHEPLSPAEREALGISDTLLRVSVGIEGIDDLIADLKRGFDATGRRATPPSTDH